Genomic window (Nymphaea colorata isolate Beijing-Zhang1983 chromosome 1, ASM883128v2, whole genome shotgun sequence):
ACAAGGGAGAACCAAACAtgacttattttcttttcacgCTTCAAGCAGGAAGGAGTAACCATGGGTTGAGATGGGATGCTTATCTCCCTCGACATAGCTGCTCGCTTCCGGCTAATCCCATGAAGCCTTCTAGCTTTACCCAACCCTGAACGTGCAGAAGCAGTGCCTTTTTTATCATCCTGAAGTTTTGGTTTACGAGCATGCTCCTTAAACTTGGCCTTGTGAACATTCACACCACTATCGGGGTTGTCAGCTTGCTCTGCCTTGACAGAAGAAGCTTGAAAGTTTGACTTAAATGACTTCGACCTAGTTGCAGCCTCTAACAGACAATTCAAAGGTTTCCAAAGACCAGATTTTCCAAGCTGCTGCTCTGCTCCATTCTCTGTATTGATATTACAAACGTAGTTTGATGGCTCTCCATTGGATGGATTCTGCCAAAAGATTTCAAGGTAAACAGTTAACATATACTTTTGACAATGTAGTCGACAAAGAAAATAACCTTATtcattaactataaaagaaaaagaactccATTCCTAAGAGAGAAAACAGCATAGAAATAAGCAAACATGGTAAAACCTCATCTTGTTAAATTGTGCAATACTAGAAATCTCACTTCAATAACTCCAGTTCCTTTGCTATATAAGAGTAATTCTGTAACAAGTTTTTGGTTGAACCTGATGAAAAGTTTCCCTGAAAATTCTGGTTAAAAGAAATCATTCCAATCCCATTATATATTATGTAGGCATAATGTGATATGAGGAAACCATGAAAACATGGACATAGAGACTTTTAGAGCATAGAAATGTAAGAGAGAATGGAACCTGTGTCCTCCAATGTCGCTTTGAACAATAAATAATGGCTACTACAAACTTTCATGCCAATTAACATATGCTATTAGCAGACCATTCCCTTACTTACCTGCCTTTGTGTGATTGTGTCTTGGGTCTCATGAGAACATGAGCTATCATGATGGTCTTCTGCATTTTCTGCTTTGATTTTTACAGGTTCGTCTTTGGCAAAGTTCGACCCACGTAAAGAAGCAGCTTTTCTAGCAATAGATTTAGTTCTTCTCCCAGTTAAGCCAGTTTGTGTTGTTACACGTGGGGTACTAATAACCAATGATGAAAGAGACCTCTCCTTTCTCCTAACAGGCAATGTAATGGAAGGCACAATATCTGCTGCTTTGCCCTTGCTTCCTTTGAGAGGAAATATTTTGTTTCTCACATCTTGCAAATTATGATCTGGCCTGAATAAGGATTCAGTCATTCAGTAGCGTTATTCAatgcaaaaataagaaatgggaTATAGTATCCCAAATCAATTTATTTACAACTCCAACAGAAACAGTctccaatgaaaaaaaagttatggTGCAACCACTCTATGCAGGGCTAATCACATCCTAAAAGCTAGGGCAAATGTGACTCAGTTCCAGTCATTTCATGCAAAGAACTCATAGTGGTATTCACCAATTCAAATGCACTGACTTAAAGAAACAGATTGTCAAACAGAGACACATACTAAGTACTGATAAAATTGTTTGACATTGATAGTGTGAAACAAACATAAACTAGATTCAGATGGAGAAGATTGAGGCCAGATGATTACGTGTAGTGTGGTTACGGATGAAATGTTGGCAGTTCCATGTAAGACTGGACAATGAAATGTCAGCCAGACCAATTCTATTTATGCAGCAAGGTGACATAAGTAATGATGTCTGGCTTGTAAACATCAGAAACAATTTAATCAGAGAAAAATGAGGACTACCAAATCACAACATTAAATTAGAAATCAAGTGCACACCTAATaattaatatgtgaatgatTTATTTAATGACCTCTAGGAAAAGGACATGATATCAAGCAATGGTTAATCCTCATTTCAAACAGAAAATCAAAACGCTACACCCTTTTATTTTTCACCATCGTTGGCTAAGATGGAGATAGAGAAACAATTATCACAGTTCTTCTagtcaagaaaagaaaacacatttgGCATTGCCTGCAAAG
Coding sequences:
- the LOC116265247 gene encoding E3 ubiquitin protein ligase DRIP2 — encoded protein: MMNQVVKVRRVTLAACMTCPLCKKLLREATTISECLHTFCRRCIYEKLTDEEVDCCPICNTDLGCVPVEKLRPDHNLQDVRNKIFPLKGSKGKAADIVPSITLPVRRKERSLSSLVISTPRVTTQTGLTGRRTKSIARKAASLRGSNFAKDEPVKIKAENAEDHHDSSCSHETQDTITQRQNPSNGEPSNYVCNINTENGAEQQLGKSGLWKPLNCLLEAATRSKSFKSNFQASSVKAEQADNPDSGVNVHKAKFKEHARKPKLQDDKKGTASARSGLGKARRLHGISRKRAAMSREISIPSQPMVTPSCLKREKKISHVWFSLVASDNQEGDEALPQISACYLRIKDGNIPVSFIKKYLVKKLDLKSEAEVEISCCGQPVLPSLAMHSLVDLWLRKSSTSKRVAAASGSSAKDLVMVLAYARKSSVS